GGGTGTTGCGGACCACCTCGACGTAGCTGGCGCCGGCGCCGCGGAGGGTCGCGACGGGGGACACCCGCATGGCGGCCAGGAGCGTGCCCAGCGCCAGCGCCAGGACCGTCGACACCACCGTCAGGGCCAGGGTGGTGACAAAGCCCTGGCGGAAGGTGTCGAGGTTGTCGATGACGGCGTCCACGTCCCGGCCCTCCGACCGGCCCGGCTCAGTAGCGGTCGACCTGGGGGGGGGTCGGGGTCTCGGTGGCCACCTTGCCGGCGGTGGCGTCCCAGGCGGCCTTCCAGCGCCCGTCCTGCTCGATCTTCTCCAGGGTGTCGTTGAGGAAGTTGCGGAACTCGGTGTCGCCCTTCTTGAGCCCGATGCCGTACGGCTCCTTGGTGAACGGCTTGCCGACCAGCTCGAAGGCCTCCTCGTCCTGGCTGATCAGGCCGAGCAGGATGACGTTGTCGGTGGTCACGGCCTGGACCTGGCCGTACTTGAGGGCCTCGGCGCACTTGGAGTAGACGTCGAACTCGACCAGCTCGGCGTCCTTGTAGTTGGTGCGGATGTTCTCGGCCGGGGTGGAGCCGGACGCCGAGCAGACCTTCTTGCCCGCCAGCGAGTCCGGCCCGGTGATTCCGGCCGGGTTGCCCTTGGCGACCATGATGTCCTGGCCGGCCTCGTAGTAGGGGCCGGCGAAGTCGACCACCTGCTTGCGCTCGTCGTTGATGGTGTAGGTGGCGACCACGAAGT
This sequence is a window from Actinomycetota bacterium. Protein-coding genes within it:
- a CDS encoding glutamate ABC transporter substrate-binding protein: MRTRRSTGLLGVVLALTLALAACGGDDEGGDGGGQVNEGASFAEGTTMARLKDAGKVTVGTKFDQPLFGLKNLEGKPEGFDVEIAKLIAGEMGISADNINWVETVSANREPFIQQGKVDFVVATYTINDERKQVVDFAGPYYEAGQDIMVAKGNPAGITGPDSLAGKKVCSASGSTPAENIRTNYKDAELVEFDVYSKCAEALKYGQVQAVTTDNVILLGLISQDEEAFELVGKPFTKEPYGIGLKKGDTEFRNFLNDTLEKIEQDGRWKAAWDATAGKVATETPTPPQVDRY
- a CDS encoding amino acid ABC transporter permease; the encoded protein is MDAVIDNLDTFRQGFVTTLALTVVSTVLALALGTLLAAMRVSPVATLRGAGASYVEVVRNT